The region GCCCGCGCGAAGAGCTGCTCCTCGAGAGTGGCCCGCGCCGGTCCGAGCAGCATGTCGCCCGCCGCCCCCACTCCGCCGCCGATCACGTAGGTCGTGGGATCGAGCAGCGCCGAGAGCGCGGCCATGCCGCTGCCCAGCCAGGTCCCGAGGTCCGCGAGCATCTCGACGGCGAGCGGGTCGCCCGCGCGCGCCGCCTGCGTCACGTGCGGGCCCGTGACGTGCTTGGCCTTCCCACCCGCGAGGTCGAGCAGCGTGCGCGCGCGCTCGGGGTCGGTGGCCAGCGCGGCGCGCGTCTCGCGCACGAGGGCGGAGCCCGAGGCGTACGTCTCCCAGCAGCCGTCGTGGCCGCAGCCGCACGCGCGACCCGCCGGCACCAGGCGCATGTGGCCGACCTCGCCGCCCGCACCCGCCGCACCGCGCACCAGCCGGCCACCGATGACGACGGCGCCGCCCAGGCCCGTCCCGACCGTCAGCATGACCATGTCCTGCACGTCGCGCCCCGCACCGAAGCGGAACTCCGCCCAGCCCGCCGCGTTGGCGTCGTTCTCGACGACGACGTCGAGGCCGAGCCGCTCGCGCAGGACGTCCCGCAGCGGGTAGTCGCGCCAGGCGAGGTTGGCGGCGAACAGCACCTTCGCCCGGCCGGGGTCGACGAAGCCGGCGGCGGCGACCCCGACGGCGGAGACCTCGAAGGACGCCCGGAGCTCCGCCACGGCGTCGACGACGGCGTCCTCGATCGCGTGCGGCTCCTCGGGGCTCGTGTCGCGGCGCGTCGTGGCGAGCAGCGTCCCCGCGTCGTCCACCACCCCCGCCGCGATCTTCGTCCCACCGATGTCGATCCCGACGGCGTGCATGGGCCAGTCTCCTTCGTCCGTGTCCAGGGGCGCTCGGCGTCGTGCGCCACCCGCCCCATCCTGACCCATGACCGGCGGTGGCGGAGCACGACGGGCACGAGAGCACGCGGATTGCGTAAGGTGAGACACCGCCTCGATGCTGCTACATCGGACAAAGGAGCCACGATGGACACGACGCGACTCTCCCCCGCCCCGGACGTCCCCGCGACGTTCAGCATCACCGACCTGCTCGAGGACCACCACGAGCGCACCCCCGCGGCGGAGCTGTACCGCGTGCCCGACGGCGCGGGGTGGCGCAGCGTGAGCGTGGCGGAGTTCCGCGACCAGGCGATCGCCCTCGCGCGCGGTCTCCTCGCGCAGGGCGTCGTCCCCGGCGAGCGCGTCGGGATCATGTCGCGCACGCGCTACGAGTGGACGCTGGCGGACGTCGCCATCTGGTACGCCGGGGCCGTCCCGGTCCCGGTCTACGAGACCTCGTCCGTGTCGCAGGCGGCGTGGATCCTCTCCGACTCGGGCGCCGTCGCCGTGATCGTCGAGACCCCCGCCCACGCCGAGGTGGTCGAGGCGGCCCGCGCGGAGGCACCCGACCTGCGCGTCGTGTGGCAGATCGACGCCGGTGACCTCGCGACCGTGACGGCCTCCGGGACCGACGTCGACCCCGAGCGCGTCCGCGACGCCTCGGCCGCCGTCGGCCTCGCCGACCTCGCGACCATCATCTACACCTCGGGCACCACCGGCCGTCCCAAGGGCGCGGAGCTCACGCACGGCAACTTCGTGCTGCTGGCGCGCAGCGCCGTGGAGGACCTCAGCGAGATCGTCCACCAGGAGGGGGCCTCGACGCTGCTGTTCATGCCGCTGGCGCACGTCTTCGCCCGCTTCGTGGAGATCCTCGCGCTCGCCGGCCGCATCCCGCTGGGTCACACCCCCGACCCCTCCGGCATCGTGACGGACCTCGGGACCTACCGGCCGACCCTCATCCTCGCGGTGCCGCGCGTCTTCGAGAAGGTCTACAACTCGGCCGAGCAGAAGGCGATCGCCGGTGGCAAGGGCAAGATCTTCGCGTGGGCGGCGGGAACGGCCGGCGCGTGGTCGCGGGCGCAGGACGACGGCGGACGACCGGGCGCCCTGCTGAACCTGCGCTACCGGCTCGCCCACAAGCTCGTGCTCTCCAAGATCCAGTCCGTCATGGGTGGCCGGCTCACGTACGCCGTCTCCGGCGGCGGTCCGCTCGGCGAGCGTCTCGGCCACTTCTTCCGTGGCGTCGGCCTCACCGTGCTCGAGGGCTACGGGCTGACCGAGACCACCGCGCCGCTCTCGGTCAACGTGCCCTCGAAGGTCAAGATCGGGACCGTGGGCCCGCCGCTGCGCGGCAACCAGCTGCGGATCGCGCCCGACGGCGAGATCCTCGCCCGCGGTGTCGCCGTCTTCCGCGGCTACCACAACAACGAGGCCGCGACGGCGGAGGCCGTGGTCGACGGGTGGTTCCACACGGGCGACCTCGGCGAGCTCGACGCGGACGGCTACGCCCGCATCACCGGTCGCAAGAAGGAGATCATCGTGACCGCGGGCGGCAAGAACGTCGCCCCGGCGCAGCTCGAGGACGCGATCCGGGCCCACCCGCTGGTCAGCCAGTGCCTCGTCGTGGGTGAGGGCCGCCCCTTCATCGCGGCGCTCGTCACGATCGACTCCGAGATGCTCCCCGGGTGGCTCGCCGCCCAGGGCAAGGACGAGATGACCCTGGCCCAGGCCGTGACCGACCCCGACGTGCGCGCC is a window of Litorihabitans aurantiacus DNA encoding:
- a CDS encoding ROK family glucokinase yields the protein MHAVGIDIGGTKIAAGVVDDAGTLLATTRRDTSPEEPHAIEDAVVDAVAELRASFEVSAVGVAAAGFVDPGRAKVLFAANLAWRDYPLRDVLRERLGLDVVVENDANAAGWAEFRFGAGRDVQDMVMLTVGTGLGGAVVIGGRLVRGAAGAGGEVGHMRLVPAGRACGCGHDGCWETYASGSALVRETRAALATDPERARTLLDLAGGKAKHVTGPHVTQAARAGDPLAVEMLADLGTWLGSGMAALSALLDPTTYVIGGGVGAAGDMLLGPARATLEEQLFARAQRPLPQVVLATLGNDAGIVGAADLARVVLD
- a CDS encoding AMP-dependent synthetase/ligase; protein product: MDTTRLSPAPDVPATFSITDLLEDHHERTPAAELYRVPDGAGWRSVSVAEFRDQAIALARGLLAQGVVPGERVGIMSRTRYEWTLADVAIWYAGAVPVPVYETSSVSQAAWILSDSGAVAVIVETPAHAEVVEAARAEAPDLRVVWQIDAGDLATVTASGTDVDPERVRDASAAVGLADLATIIYTSGTTGRPKGAELTHGNFVLLARSAVEDLSEIVHQEGASTLLFMPLAHVFARFVEILALAGRIPLGHTPDPSGIVTDLGTYRPTLILAVPRVFEKVYNSAEQKAIAGGKGKIFAWAAGTAGAWSRAQDDGGRPGALLNLRYRLAHKLVLSKIQSVMGGRLTYAVSGGGPLGERLGHFFRGVGLTVLEGYGLTETTAPLSVNVPSKVKIGTVGPPLRGNQLRIAPDGEILARGVAVFRGYHNNEAATAEAVVDGWFHTGDLGELDADGYARITGRKKEIIVTAGGKNVAPAQLEDAIRAHPLVSQCLVVGEGRPFIAALVTIDSEMLPGWLAAQGKDEMTLAQAVTDPDVRAAVGSAVDRANSHVSRAESIREFRILETDFTIANDYLTPSMKVKRSAVLRDLAGTLEELYRDAAASRS